In the Emys orbicularis isolate rEmyOrb1 chromosome 3, rEmyOrb1.hap1, whole genome shotgun sequence genome, one interval contains:
- the GGPS1 gene encoding geranylgeranyl pyrophosphate synthase, whose amino-acid sequence MEGMEETSERILLEPYKYLLQLPGKQVRTKLSQAFNHWLNVPEDKIQVIIEVTEMLHNASLLIDDIEDNSKLRRGFPVAHSIYGIPSVINSANYVYFLGLQKVLTLDHPEAVKVFTRQLLELHQGQGLDIYWRDTYTCPTEAQYKAMVLQKTGGLFGLAVGLMQLFSNYKRDLKPLLNTLGLFFQIRDDYANLHSKEYSENKSFCEDLTEGKFSFPTIHAIWSRPESTQVQNILRQRTENVDIKKYCVHYLENVGSFEYTRQTLQKLESEAYKQIESLGGNPELVALVEHLSKMFKENEN is encoded by the exons GTAAACAAGTGAGAACCAAACTGTCACAGGCCTTTAATCACTGGCTGAATGTTCCAGAagataaaatacag GTTATTATTGAAGTGACAGAGATGTTGCACAATGCCAGCTTACTCATAGATGACATTGAAGATAACTCAAAGCTACGACGGGGCTTTCCGGTGGCTCATAGCATCTATGGAATTCCATCTGTAATAAATTCTGCTAATTATGTGTATTTCCTTGGTCTGCAGAAGGTTTTAACACTTGATCACCCAGAAGCTGTGAAAGTGTTCACTCGTCAGCTGCTGGAACTCCATCAGGGCCAAGGTTTGGATATTTACTGGAGAGATACATACACCTGTCCTACAGAAGCACAGTATAAAGCCATGGTACTGCAAAAGACAGGTGGTCTCTTTGGATTAGCTGTGGGCCTCATGCAGTTGTTCTCCAATTATAAAAGAGACTTAAAACCACTCCTTAATACACTTGGGCTCTTCTTCCAAATACGAGACgactatgctaatttacactcCAAAGAATATAGTGAGAACAAGAGTTTTTGCGAAGATTTAACTGAGGGCAAGTTCTCATTCCCAACTATTCATGCTATTTGGTCCAGACCTGAAAGCACTCAGGTGCAGAATATTTTGCGTCAAAGGACAGAAAATGTAGATATAAAAAAATACTGTGTACATTACCTTGAGAATGTAGGTTCCTTTGAGTACACTCGGCAAACGCTGCAAAAGCTTGAATCTGAAGCATATAAACAGATTGAGTCACTTGGGGGAAATCCTGAACTTGTAGCACTAGTTGAACACTTAAGCAAAATgttcaaagaaaatgaaaattaa